One Falsarthrobacter nasiphocae DNA segment encodes these proteins:
- a CDS encoding VOC family protein: MNTPEQTLHPDARMGAVTLNVGDLPAMASYYERAFLLEPLEERESGGVRSRVLGRGATPMIRLDETPGLPAWSPRSAGLFHTAFLFESQADLAATVLRASGHPQTRFAGAADHLVSEAFYFTDPEGNGVELYWDRPRAQWTREGGEIRMATLALDPSAYLRRHLADDGAAARPTSAGSVGHVHLQVGDIPKARDFYVNALGFDIANSQIPTALFASAGGYHHHVAMNTWNSRGAGPRAASLGLGSVSIEVPGREDLDALAARLRSRSVGFEDDGASVAVADPWGTRVRVSVPGADAGTLLARA; encoded by the coding sequence GTGAACACGCCCGAGCAGACCCTCCACCCGGATGCGCGCATGGGCGCCGTCACCCTCAACGTCGGGGACCTGCCGGCCATGGCGTCCTACTACGAGCGCGCCTTCCTCCTGGAGCCCCTCGAGGAGCGCGAGTCCGGCGGCGTCCGCAGCCGCGTCCTGGGCCGGGGCGCCACGCCCATGATCCGCCTCGACGAGACGCCCGGACTCCCCGCGTGGAGCCCCCGATCCGCGGGCCTCTTCCACACCGCGTTCCTCTTCGAGTCCCAGGCGGACCTCGCCGCGACTGTTCTGCGGGCCAGCGGCCACCCCCAGACGCGCTTCGCCGGCGCCGCGGACCACCTTGTCAGCGAGGCGTTCTACTTCACCGATCCCGAGGGCAACGGCGTGGAGCTCTACTGGGACCGCCCGCGCGCCCAGTGGACCCGCGAGGGCGGGGAGATCCGCATGGCCACCCTCGCGCTGGATCCTTCCGCCTACCTTCGGCGGCATCTGGCCGACGACGGCGCAGCCGCCCGGCCCACCTCCGCTGGCAGCGTGGGCCACGTCCACCTCCAGGTCGGCGACATCCCCAAGGCCCGGGACTTCTACGTCAACGCCCTCGGGTTCGACATCGCCAACTCCCAGATCCCCACAGCCCTCTTCGCCTCCGCGGGCGGCTACCACCACCACGTGGCCATGAACACGTGGAACTCGCGCGGGGCCGGGCCGCGGGCGGCGAGCCTCGGGCTCGGCTCGGTGAGCATCGAGGTGCCCGGCCGCGAGGACCTGGACGCCCTGGCGGCCCGGCTGCGCTCGCGGTCCGTGGGCTTCGAGGACGACGGCGCGAGCGTCGCCGTGGCGGACCCGTGGGGAACGCGGGTCCGGGTCTCGGTGCCGGGCGCGGATGCGGGGACGCTGCTCGCTCGCGCGTAG
- a CDS encoding GNAT family N-acetyltransferase, whose translation MRIETPTPELLHEAATMATASGTGMTSVQIETEIAAGRLQPQWSQVAIDDTGQVIGRALWWGRDHQTPIALDVWDVMAGHAEAAKVLRALLERGHAILAARGVPVPLPHTMRVPVAWRDAAAVAEEVHTKIVEAAGVGLGHHNERRQFEWVQGTPVTSPSPRLRFEPADDDTFISLFARAAHGSLDVMTRRELATTDALSLAREEVGYYRSCPGDRDWWRLARDKRGAIVGIAIPSATPTNRNVGYVAVLPEHRGHGYVDDLLGFITAFHAASGAERITATTDAVNTPMAAAFERAGYQCVETRIDLER comes from the coding sequence ATGAGGATCGAGACACCCACACCAGAGCTGCTGCACGAAGCCGCCACCATGGCGACCGCGTCCGGGACTGGGATGACATCCGTCCAGATCGAGACAGAGATCGCTGCCGGGCGTCTGCAGCCTCAGTGGTCACAGGTCGCCATCGACGATACTGGCCAAGTCATCGGCCGAGCTTTGTGGTGGGGGCGTGACCACCAGACTCCCATAGCACTGGACGTGTGGGATGTCATGGCCGGCCACGCCGAGGCGGCAAAGGTCCTCCGTGCACTCCTGGAGCGCGGCCACGCCATTCTGGCAGCTCGCGGCGTCCCTGTTCCGTTGCCGCACACCATGCGTGTCCCCGTCGCGTGGCGAGACGCCGCCGCCGTGGCCGAGGAGGTGCACACGAAGATCGTGGAAGCCGCAGGCGTCGGCCTCGGTCACCACAACGAGCGGCGGCAGTTCGAGTGGGTTCAAGGAACACCCGTAACCTCGCCCAGCCCGCGGCTGCGGTTCGAGCCAGCTGATGACGATACGTTCATCAGTCTCTTCGCCCGCGCCGCGCACGGCTCCCTCGACGTCATGACCCGACGCGAACTGGCCACCACCGATGCGCTGAGCTTGGCGCGAGAAGAGGTGGGCTATTACCGCTCCTGCCCCGGCGATCGGGACTGGTGGCGCCTCGCGCGTGACAAGCGCGGCGCCATCGTGGGGATTGCCATCCCTTCGGCAACGCCGACGAATCGCAATGTCGGCTATGTGGCGGTCTTGCCAGAACACCGTGGGCACGGATACGTCGATGATCTCCTCGGATTCATCACCGCTTTCCATGCCGCGTCCGGAGCGGAGAGGATCACTGCAACTACAGATGCCGTGAACACACCCATGGCAGCGGCGTTCGAGCGGGCCGGCTACCAATGCGTCGAGACACGAATCGACCTCGAACGCTAA
- the lysX gene encoding bifunctional lysylphosphatidylglycerol synthetase/lysine--tRNA ligase LysX yields the protein MTKQLDRAQGCTPPARSHEAVARVVIAVYAVAAFISVFVLLSRGGRRPGGSSFLEDLFGSLNVPLASTPLSVIVLWIIWGALARRKRIALIAVIVLQISGGLLSLAALVSLLQHGRGQEGAPGPLALFTVVQSISGVVLGIVMPFVLYRCRAAFPAKIRSRLWMRAVAITLTGFVVALGLSAFLLTLTQVPGLNDSELFAAALKRALGLEVARLPREAVRTVYAISQLTSMLLAGSICAGLYVLLRPSSRSEAEDPSAEERLREQMLHMDRPDSLSYFATRRDKRIFTSSDGKASLAYRIIGPVCLVAADPVGDRASWPALAREWMSTCRAYGWVPAVIGASEEAARAYLETGLSVFALGDEAILKPDSFTLNTEAMTSVRQAVGRARRAGLDVGIHRMGDLPADQRETLAATVEDWRTERERGFSMALGRFNDPADQDTVVVLAHTADGELHGLLSFVPWGTRGLSLDLMLRRPGAPNGTTELMVAELMAFGRAQGVSKVSLNFAVFRAIFADGERLGAGLATRVNTGLLGVLNRFTQVESLYRANAKFHPEWSPRYFLFDGIFSLPRAAVAAGVAEGFLPELPWARPARRAPLCQEALDRLRGQSLMLRRPRVDEVTHVPSSHTRLRLAQATRLMREGMPPFPLGAQETIALHDLTQADWTSGAPLSVYGRAASVRRHGGVIFVDLVDSGARLQVVAERGSSQDFTALRVGLGTGDLILVRGVPGASRNGTPSLILSSWSMAAKAFHPIPFQGMTDPEARLRRRSTELLTNPDQVARLRLRSRAVHALREVLIGEGFIEVETPMLNTVHGGASARPFRTFINAYSMDLTLRIAPELQLKRLLVGGLGPVFEIGRNFRNEGADATHNPEFTALEAYQPFGDYTTMRLLTEKLIKRAAFDAHGAVALPLRQEDGTTALTDVSEPWAVVSVVDAVSEAVGVPVGLDTEIEVLLDLCRRHEVDYRPDMGPGALIEELYGEIVEPATIRPTFYVDFPVETSPLAGPHRTKAGFAERWDLVANGMEIGTAYSELTDPVEQRRRLTEQSLKAAHGDPEAMAVDEDFLYSLETGMPPAGGLGIGVDRLIMLLTGTNIRDVLTFPFVRPLS from the coding sequence GTGACCAAACAGCTCGACCGTGCTCAGGGATGCACCCCGCCCGCTCGCTCCCACGAGGCGGTGGCCCGTGTCGTCATCGCTGTGTACGCGGTGGCGGCGTTCATCTCGGTCTTCGTCCTGCTCTCTCGTGGGGGACGGCGGCCGGGCGGCAGCTCGTTCCTCGAGGACCTGTTCGGCTCCCTCAACGTGCCGTTGGCCTCGACGCCCCTCTCCGTCATCGTTCTGTGGATCATCTGGGGTGCGCTCGCCCGCCGCAAGCGGATTGCGCTCATCGCGGTCATCGTCCTCCAGATCTCCGGCGGCCTGTTGTCGCTCGCAGCACTCGTGTCCCTCCTCCAGCACGGCAGGGGTCAGGAGGGGGCCCCGGGTCCGCTCGCCCTCTTCACAGTGGTTCAGTCCATCAGCGGCGTGGTGCTCGGCATCGTCATGCCCTTCGTGCTCTACCGCTGCCGGGCGGCCTTCCCCGCGAAGATCCGCTCGCGGCTGTGGATGCGCGCCGTCGCGATCACGCTGACGGGCTTCGTCGTCGCGCTCGGCCTCTCAGCCTTCCTCCTCACGCTGACCCAGGTTCCGGGGCTCAACGACTCCGAGCTCTTCGCCGCCGCCCTCAAACGGGCGCTCGGCCTGGAGGTCGCCCGCCTGCCCCGCGAGGCCGTGCGCACGGTCTACGCGATCTCACAGCTGACCTCGATGCTCCTGGCCGGGAGCATCTGCGCCGGCCTGTACGTGCTGCTGCGGCCGAGCAGCCGCTCGGAGGCCGAAGACCCGAGCGCCGAGGAGCGCCTGCGGGAGCAGATGCTCCACATGGACCGCCCGGACTCCCTCTCGTACTTCGCCACCCGCCGGGACAAGCGGATCTTCACGTCTTCGGACGGGAAGGCGAGCCTCGCGTACCGCATCATCGGCCCTGTGTGCCTCGTCGCGGCGGACCCCGTGGGCGATCGCGCCTCCTGGCCGGCCCTGGCCCGCGAGTGGATGAGCACCTGCCGCGCCTATGGGTGGGTTCCGGCGGTCATCGGTGCCTCGGAGGAAGCTGCCCGCGCGTACCTCGAGACGGGCCTGAGCGTCTTCGCCCTCGGAGACGAGGCCATTCTCAAGCCCGACTCCTTCACCCTCAACACAGAGGCCATGACCAGCGTCCGTCAGGCCGTCGGGCGAGCCCGCCGGGCGGGCCTCGACGTCGGCATCCACCGCATGGGGGACCTCCCTGCGGACCAGCGCGAGACCCTCGCCGCCACGGTGGAGGACTGGCGCACTGAGCGGGAGCGGGGCTTCTCCATGGCGCTCGGCCGGTTCAACGACCCGGCGGACCAGGACACGGTCGTCGTCCTCGCGCACACCGCAGACGGCGAGCTTCACGGCCTCCTCAGCTTTGTGCCGTGGGGAACGCGCGGCCTCTCGCTCGACCTCATGCTCCGCCGCCCAGGGGCGCCGAACGGCACGACCGAGCTCATGGTCGCCGAGCTCATGGCCTTCGGCCGCGCCCAGGGCGTCTCAAAAGTCTCTCTCAACTTCGCCGTGTTCCGCGCGATCTTCGCGGACGGGGAACGCCTCGGCGCGGGCCTGGCCACCCGCGTCAACACGGGCCTGCTCGGCGTCCTCAACCGGTTCACCCAGGTGGAGAGCCTCTACCGGGCCAACGCGAAGTTCCACCCCGAGTGGTCCCCGCGCTACTTCCTCTTCGACGGAATCTTCTCGCTCCCCCGGGCCGCCGTGGCCGCGGGCGTCGCCGAGGGCTTCCTCCCGGAGCTGCCGTGGGCTCGCCCGGCCCGCCGCGCGCCGCTGTGCCAGGAGGCGCTCGACCGCCTTCGGGGTCAGTCCCTCATGCTGCGCCGCCCCCGCGTCGACGAGGTGACGCATGTGCCCTCGAGCCACACTCGCCTGCGCCTCGCCCAGGCCACGCGCCTCATGCGGGAGGGCATGCCGCCCTTCCCGCTCGGCGCCCAAGAGACGATCGCCCTCCACGACCTCACCCAGGCCGACTGGACCTCCGGCGCCCCGCTCAGCGTCTACGGGCGCGCGGCGTCCGTCCGCCGCCACGGCGGGGTCATCTTCGTGGACCTCGTGGACTCCGGGGCTCGTCTGCAGGTGGTTGCTGAGCGCGGGTCCAGCCAGGACTTCACCGCCCTGAGGGTGGGGCTCGGCACCGGGGACCTCATCCTCGTCCGGGGCGTGCCCGGCGCCTCCCGCAACGGCACACCGTCCCTTATTCTCTCCTCGTGGAGCATGGCCGCCAAGGCCTTCCACCCCATCCCGTTCCAGGGCATGACGGACCCGGAGGCGCGCCTGCGCCGGCGGTCCACGGAGCTTCTCACCAACCCGGACCAGGTCGCCAGGTTGCGGCTGCGCTCCCGGGCCGTCCATGCGCTGCGCGAGGTGCTCATCGGCGAGGGGTTCATCGAGGTTGAGACCCCCATGCTCAACACCGTCCACGGCGGCGCCTCGGCCCGCCCGTTCCGGACCTTCATCAACGCCTACAGCATGGACCTCACGCTGCGGATCGCCCCGGAGCTCCAGCTCAAGCGCCTCCTCGTCGGCGGCCTGGGACCGGTCTTCGAGATCGGCCGCAACTTCCGCAATGAGGGCGCGGACGCCACCCACAACCCCGAGTTCACGGCCCTGGAGGCCTACCAGCCCTTCGGCGACTACACGACGATGCGCCTGCTCACCGAGAAGCTCATCAAGCGCGCGGCCTTCGACGCGCACGGGGCCGTGGCTCTGCCGCTGCGCCAAGAGGACGGGACCACGGCCCTCACGGACGTCTCCGAGCCGTGGGCCGTGGTGAGCGTCGTGGACGCCGTCTCTGAGGCGGTCGGCGTGCCCGTGGGCCTGGACACGGAGATCGAGGTGCTCCTGGACCTCTGCCGCCGCCACGAGGTGGACTACCGCCCTGACATGGGTCCCGGAGCGCTCATCGAGGAGCTCTACGGGGAGATCGTGGAGCCCGCCACGATCCGGCCCACCTTCTACGTGGACTTCCCCGTGGAGACGAGCCCCCTCGCGGGCCCCCATCGCACCAAGGCGGGCTTCGCCGAGCGCTGGGACCTCGTGGCGAACGGCATGGAGATCGGCACCGCCTACTCCGAGCTGACGGACCCCGTCGAGCAGCGCCGCCGCCTCACGGAGCAGTCCCTCAAGGCCGCTCACGGCGATCCCGAGGCCATGGCGGTGGACGAGGACTTCCTCTACTCCCTCGAGACGGGCATGCCCCCGGCGGGTGGGCTCGGGATCGGCGTGGACCGGCTCATCATGCTGCTCACCGGCACCAACATCCGGGACGTGCTCACGTTCCCGTTCGTGCGGCCCCTCAGCTAG
- a CDS encoding heavy metal translocating P-type ATPase translates to MTDSRVLELNIGGMTCASCVRRVEKRLSAVEGVEASVNLPLHSATVTAPESVDTQELIAAVERAGYSASLASAESAPEHDDAGSRRLVPRLVVAAVLTLPVVLLSMVPALAFPGSAWVVAALSTPVATWAAWPFHKAAAVNARHGGATMDTLVSLGVAAAWISSLVGLVLHGDASASSGHGAGHGGPALYFESAAVIVTFLLLGRILEARATRSASAALAALRDASPRTALLLEREGMPLPEPAPVASASLRTGDLVQVRPGDLVPADGTVESGTLSLDTSSMTGESVPRSARPGDEAHAGAVVLDGSARLRAQAVGAETRLARMSRLVADAQTKKARIARLADRVSGVFVPVVVVLAVLTFAAWWVVTGSPAEALGPAVAVLVIACPCALGLATPVGLVAGSGRGAELGIFISGPQALERASGLKAVVFDKTGTLTTGRMSVSSTWGDPEALRLAAALERESTHPIAQAIAAWTPGPAPQQDAAALAVEDMALLADGGVRGCVEGREVLAGSPRALRSAGIDVPEGAFADAGLTGGETLAAVAVDGRLAALFAVSDAPREDAAETVAQLTRDGLAVYMLTGDHAGAARSVANAVGIEEGRVRAGLLPEDKVREIERIRAEHGSVVMVGDGLNDAAALATADLGISLTTGTDAAQGAADMTILADRLGTVVTALALARRTLRTIRTNLGWAFAYNVIGIPIAALGLLSPMFAGMAMAASSVLVVANSLRLRRWEGR, encoded by the coding sequence GTGACTGACTCGCGCGTTCTCGAGCTCAATATCGGCGGCATGACGTGCGCCTCGTGCGTCCGCCGCGTCGAGAAGCGCCTCAGCGCCGTGGAGGGGGTGGAGGCCTCCGTCAACCTCCCCCTCCACTCCGCCACCGTCACGGCCCCCGAGTCCGTTGACACCCAGGAGCTCATCGCGGCCGTCGAGCGGGCCGGCTACTCGGCCTCCCTCGCCTCTGCGGAGTCCGCCCCTGAGCACGACGACGCCGGCTCGCGCCGCCTCGTCCCCCGCCTCGTCGTGGCCGCCGTTCTCACGCTCCCGGTGGTCCTCCTCAGCATGGTTCCCGCACTGGCCTTCCCGGGCAGCGCATGGGTCGTCGCAGCTCTGTCCACTCCCGTGGCCACCTGGGCCGCCTGGCCGTTCCACAAGGCCGCGGCCGTCAACGCCCGGCACGGCGGCGCCACGATGGACACGCTCGTGTCCCTCGGCGTAGCGGCCGCCTGGATCTCCTCCCTCGTGGGGCTCGTCCTCCACGGCGATGCGTCCGCGAGCTCCGGCCACGGGGCCGGACACGGCGGGCCAGCCCTGTACTTCGAGAGCGCGGCAGTCATCGTGACGTTCCTCCTCCTGGGGCGCATCCTTGAGGCGCGGGCCACGCGCTCTGCCTCCGCGGCCCTGGCCGCCCTGCGGGACGCCTCGCCCCGGACGGCGCTGCTCCTCGAGCGGGAGGGGATGCCTCTGCCCGAGCCCGCCCCGGTGGCCTCGGCCAGCCTGCGCACTGGGGACCTGGTCCAGGTCCGCCCCGGCGACCTCGTCCCCGCGGACGGCACCGTGGAATCGGGCACGCTCAGCCTCGACACGTCCTCCATGACGGGCGAGTCCGTCCCGCGCTCCGCTCGCCCGGGGGACGAGGCCCATGCGGGCGCCGTCGTCCTCGACGGCTCAGCGCGCCTGCGGGCCCAGGCGGTCGGCGCGGAGACCCGCCTTGCGCGCATGAGCCGCCTCGTCGCGGACGCGCAGACCAAGAAGGCGAGGATCGCGCGCCTCGCGGACCGCGTCTCTGGCGTGTTCGTACCCGTAGTCGTAGTCCTGGCTGTCCTGACGTTCGCCGCCTGGTGGGTCGTCACTGGCTCGCCGGCCGAGGCCCTCGGCCCCGCCGTGGCCGTCCTCGTCATCGCGTGCCCGTGCGCCCTGGGGCTCGCCACCCCGGTGGGGCTCGTGGCCGGAAGCGGGCGCGGCGCCGAGCTCGGGATCTTCATCTCTGGCCCGCAGGCGCTCGAGCGGGCCTCGGGACTCAAGGCTGTCGTCTTCGACAAGACCGGCACCCTGACCACCGGGCGGATGTCGGTGTCGAGCACGTGGGGGGACCCTGAGGCGCTGCGACTCGCGGCGGCCCTCGAGCGGGAGTCGACCCACCCCATCGCCCAGGCCATCGCCGCCTGGACCCCCGGCCCTGCGCCCCAGCAGGACGCAGCGGCGCTGGCCGTCGAGGACATGGCGCTCCTCGCGGACGGCGGCGTGCGCGGATGCGTCGAGGGGCGCGAGGTCCTCGCAGGCTCGCCCCGGGCGCTCCGCTCGGCGGGGATCGACGTCCCCGAGGGCGCCTTCGCGGACGCGGGGCTGACGGGCGGGGAGACCCTCGCCGCGGTGGCCGTGGATGGACGCCTCGCAGCCCTCTTCGCGGTCTCCGACGCCCCTCGCGAGGATGCCGCCGAGACCGTGGCCCAGCTGACCCGGGACGGCCTGGCGGTCTACATGCTCACGGGTGACCACGCGGGGGCCGCCCGCAGCGTGGCCAACGCCGTCGGCATTGAGGAAGGCCGTGTGCGCGCCGGGCTCCTGCCGGAGGACAAGGTGCGGGAGATTGAGCGGATCCGCGCGGAGCACGGCAGCGTGGTCATGGTGGGCGACGGGCTCAACGACGCGGCTGCACTCGCGACCGCGGACCTCGGCATCAGCCTCACCACCGGCACGGATGCTGCCCAAGGCGCCGCCGACATGACCATCCTCGCCGACCGGCTCGGCACCGTGGTCACCGCGCTCGCGCTGGCGCGCCGGACCCTGCGGACCATCCGCACGAACCTGGGGTGGGCGTTCGCCTACAACGTCATCGGCATTCCAATTGCCGCGCTGGGGCTGCTCAGCCCCATGTTCGCGGGCATGGCCATGGCGGCCTCGAGCGTGCTCGTCGTGGCCAACTCCCTCCGGCTCCGCCGGTGGGAGGGGCGCTAG
- a CDS encoding SRPBCC family protein, whose product MSHPEGFGEFETGHTVEAPIEKVYEAFMTTEGLAAWFGPAGWSVPAESVAIEPREGGAYRLTMVNDEDAEQSSPVTAVIDELRAPEYIRATDSAYAALGFPQDVVMETVLTRVEGGTSIVIRQAPLPLAVFEPASAGWASSFQKLDAHLSRQA is encoded by the coding sequence ATGAGCCACCCCGAAGGCTTCGGAGAGTTCGAGACCGGACACACCGTCGAGGCCCCCATCGAGAAGGTCTACGAGGCCTTCATGACGACCGAGGGGCTCGCCGCCTGGTTCGGTCCGGCCGGCTGGAGCGTGCCCGCCGAGTCCGTGGCGATTGAGCCGCGCGAGGGCGGGGCGTATCGCCTGACGATGGTCAACGACGAGGACGCGGAGCAGTCCTCCCCCGTGACGGCTGTCATCGACGAGCTCCGCGCGCCGGAGTACATCCGCGCCACCGACTCCGCGTACGCGGCCCTGGGCTTCCCCCAGGACGTCGTCATGGAGACCGTGCTGACACGGGTCGAGGGCGGCACGAGCATCGTCATCCGCCAGGCGCCCCTTCCCCTCGCGGTCTTCGAGCCCGCCTCGGCCGGCTGGGCCTCCTCCTTCCAGAAGCTGGACGCGCACCTTTCGCGCCAGGCCTAG
- a CDS encoding CPBP family intramembrane glutamic endopeptidase, with protein MPEPHASRGRFLPTGEWAPVPPAALTPVADMDRVDGPPWTLPFGGRDWVVVAAYVFTMILPVPLIVVVAALSAAGHPLDFKDPVTQAAAQTSIYVIVTLILLVAVRKDVARAARTFTDHPGLKWGLVPVFFFGNLIVLTVASAIVTALTGGVAESANQTGLTEMAKAQPFALMAISTVLCAPLVEEYIFRNLLIGKLSRRVNQWVCLGISSVAFTLLHALAGWPENPLTLVPYLVMGLTFGTIYILSGKSFVYSTIIHALHNLMALSLIYVLPSNLPT; from the coding sequence ATGCCTGAACCTCACGCTTCACGCGGCAGATTCCTCCCCACGGGGGAGTGGGCTCCCGTCCCGCCGGCCGCGCTCACGCCCGTAGCCGACATGGACCGCGTGGACGGCCCGCCGTGGACGCTGCCATTCGGCGGCCGCGACTGGGTCGTGGTTGCCGCCTATGTCTTCACGATGATCCTGCCCGTGCCGCTCATCGTGGTTGTGGCCGCGCTCAGCGCCGCCGGCCACCCGCTGGACTTCAAGGACCCCGTGACCCAAGCGGCGGCACAGACGTCCATCTACGTCATCGTGACGCTCATCCTCCTCGTCGCCGTGCGCAAGGATGTGGCCCGCGCGGCCCGGACCTTCACGGACCACCCGGGCCTGAAGTGGGGCCTCGTCCCCGTCTTCTTCTTCGGCAACCTCATCGTCCTGACGGTCGCCTCCGCGATCGTCACGGCCCTGACCGGCGGCGTGGCGGAGTCCGCGAACCAGACCGGCCTGACCGAGATGGCCAAGGCGCAGCCGTTCGCCCTCATGGCCATCTCCACCGTCCTCTGCGCGCCGCTCGTCGAGGAGTACATCTTCCGGAACCTGCTCATCGGCAAGCTCTCCCGGCGCGTCAACCAGTGGGTCTGCCTTGGGATCTCCTCCGTGGCATTCACGCTCCTGCACGCGCTCGCGGGCTGGCCGGAGAACCCGCTGACGCTCGTGCCGTACCTCGTCATGGGTCTCACGTTCGGCACGATCTACATCCTCTCCGGCAAGAGCTTCGTGTACTCCACCATCATTCACGCGCTGCACAACCTCATGGCGCTGTCCTTGATCTACGTCCTGCCCTCGAATCTGCCGACGTGA
- a CDS encoding DNA-3-methyladenine glycosylase I — MTEDTVIEDIVIGGDGLARPAWAATDPLMREYYDTEWGMPVHGEAAMFERLALEGFQAGLSWATVLRKRPAFRREFAGFVPEAVAEFGAADVERLMGCADIIRNRQKIEATISNAAAVIRLREKGGLERFVWSFQPAEGLAPASFEEVPSQSPESRALSAALKKEGFRFVGPTTMFALMEAVGVVDTHLVGSHRRGASGVWVLDEHGRAVLAPKVAPGAPPSDG; from the coding sequence ATGACGGAGGACACCGTGATTGAGGACATCGTGATCGGCGGGGACGGCCTCGCGCGCCCGGCGTGGGCCGCGACGGACCCGCTCATGAGGGAGTACTACGACACCGAGTGGGGCATGCCCGTGCACGGGGAGGCCGCGATGTTCGAGCGTCTCGCCCTCGAGGGCTTCCAGGCGGGCCTGTCCTGGGCCACAGTTCTGCGCAAGCGCCCGGCGTTCCGGCGGGAGTTCGCGGGCTTCGTGCCGGAGGCGGTGGCGGAGTTCGGCGCGGCCGACGTCGAGCGCCTCATGGGGTGCGCGGACATCATCCGCAACCGCCAGAAGATCGAGGCGACCATCTCCAACGCCGCAGCCGTCATCCGCCTGCGGGAGAAGGGCGGCCTGGAGCGGTTCGTGTGGTCGTTCCAGCCCGCGGAGGGGCTTGCGCCCGCGAGCTTCGAGGAGGTCCCGTCCCAGAGCCCGGAGTCACGCGCGCTTTCCGCCGCGCTCAAGAAGGAGGGGTTCCGGTTCGTGGGCCCGACGACGATGTTCGCCCTCATGGAGGCAGTCGGCGTGGTGGACACACACCTTGTGGGCTCGCACCGCCGCGGCGCGTCTGGCGTGTGGGTGCTGGACGAGCACGGGCGTGCCGTGCTCGCCCCAAAGGTCGCCCCTGGAGCTCCTCCCAGCGACGGCTAA
- a CDS encoding MATE family efflux transporter, with protein MIRARGPRPDRAGVSRELLVLAVPALGALVAEPLFVLADTAMIGHLGAAQLGGTGVASTIIQTALGLLVFLAYGTTPRVSRLVGAGRMREALGVGRDGVALALGLGLALTAAGAFAGPALAEALGARGAMAPYAAEYIHGSLPGLTGMLAMFALTGVFRGLGDAKTPLRVAVAGAVANVGVNALFIYGLGLGVLGSGLGTSLVQWGMAVTLGLVLGRRMVREGVSFIPTLPGVRANAGAGVWLVLRSVTMRAAILAALVVVTGWGPEAAAGHQIIQGLFMLLSLALDAIAIAAQTLIARELGASNAERVLVFLKIMLRWGVGVGLAAGAVLAACSPFVAGWFGQAQIAPAVTAAVLVLAASQPLAAVVFVLDGVLIGASDLKYLALVSIATLAVYAACLAGVGLAFPPGARQMPTAELAWLWAAWSVGFMAARAATLWVRARTGAWVRLGAD; from the coding sequence GTGATCCGCGCCCGGGGGCCGCGCCCTGACCGCGCGGGCGTCAGCCGCGAGCTTCTCGTTCTCGCCGTTCCGGCCCTGGGCGCCCTCGTCGCCGAGCCGCTCTTCGTCCTCGCCGACACCGCCATGATCGGCCACCTCGGGGCCGCCCAGCTCGGCGGCACGGGCGTCGCCTCCACGATCATCCAGACCGCCCTCGGCCTGCTCGTCTTCCTCGCCTACGGCACCACGCCGCGGGTCTCCCGGCTCGTGGGCGCGGGCCGCATGCGGGAGGCCCTGGGCGTCGGCAGGGACGGTGTGGCCCTGGCCCTTGGCCTCGGCCTGGCCCTCACGGCCGCGGGGGCGTTCGCGGGCCCAGCCCTCGCGGAGGCCCTCGGCGCCCGGGGCGCGATGGCGCCCTACGCGGCCGAGTACATCCACGGCTCCCTCCCTGGCCTGACGGGCATGCTCGCCATGTTCGCGCTGACGGGGGTCTTCCGCGGCCTCGGAGACGCGAAGACCCCGCTGCGCGTGGCGGTGGCGGGCGCGGTGGCCAACGTGGGCGTCAACGCCCTCTTCATCTACGGCCTGGGGCTCGGCGTGTTGGGCTCCGGCCTCGGCACCTCGCTCGTCCAGTGGGGCATGGCGGTGACGCTGGGTCTCGTGCTGGGGCGGCGCATGGTCCGCGAGGGGGTCTCCTTCATCCCCACTCTCCCGGGCGTCCGGGCCAACGCGGGCGCGGGCGTGTGGCTCGTGCTGCGGAGCGTGACGATGCGCGCGGCGATTCTCGCGGCCCTCGTCGTCGTCACCGGATGGGGGCCGGAGGCGGCCGCCGGCCACCAGATCATCCAGGGGCTCTTCATGCTTCTCTCGCTGGCGCTGGACGCGATTGCCATCGCCGCGCAGACGCTCATCGCCCGTGAGCTCGGCGCCTCGAACGCCGAGCGCGTCCTCGTGTTCCTGAAGATCATGCTGCGGTGGGGAGTGGGCGTGGGCCTCGCAGCGGGGGCCGTGTTGGCCGCGTGCTCGCCGTTCGTGGCCGGGTGGTTCGGCCAGGCGCAGATCGCCCCGGCGGTCACGGCGGCGGTCCTCGTTCTGGCGGCCTCGCAGCCGCTCGCGGCGGTGGTGTTCGTCCTGGACGGCGTGCTCATCGGGGCCTCGGATCTCAAGTACCTCGCGCTCGTGTCCATCGCCACGCTCGCGGTGTACGCGGCGTGCCTCGCCGGGGTGGGGCTCGCGTTTCCGCCGGGGGCGCGTCAGATGCCGACGGCGGAACTTGCGTGGCTCTGGGCCGCCTGGTCCGTGGGCTTCATGGCGGCGAGGGCCGCGACCCTGTGGGTGAGGGCCCGCACGGGGGCGTGGGTGCGCCTCGGCGCGGACTGA